Within the Gossypium raimondii isolate GPD5lz chromosome 12, ASM2569854v1, whole genome shotgun sequence genome, the region CATTGTTGCTTCATCGGACCAAAAAAAAGGGATCCCATTGTTTGATAATCTCAGTTGTGTGAAGGAGGATGTGTCTTTGGTGGTGAGTAATCCAGGTTAATAAAACCAGATAGTTTCTCCCCATGTTTCCTATGAGGCACCTTCCAAGACACTGAAACACCATGCTTGTTATTTGTCTGAATTGCACCTGGTCCAGTTCTGTCTTTCTCCTTCTCACCTGTCTTAAACTTCACCCCATCAACTTCAACCTGCCACAAAAAAGACCCGAAAAGTGTATAAGAGATTattaaatgatgatgatgatgatgatgatgatgacgatgtaaagaaatacaaaaaaCAAACGATTCAttcaatgtttttattatttacttgaGCTGAACCAAATAGTTTCCATATTCATTTGTGTAGAATGTTTGTATCTACTTTTCGGAGACAAGATGCCCAAGCTTCAATATTAGTCCCTTGCCCCAAGATAAAAACTCAACCCAGCCAAGTTGATGCAACTTTATTGGGATTTTAAATGCCGGAAATCTGTGGTTTAATtagcaaaataaattaatatcatgagGACGATAATTTTCCATGTTTTACAGATTAGTACTTATGAAAGCCAATACATAGATAAATTTCAAAGTGAAGTGGATCGACACGTGATAAATAAATTGCAGTAATACACTCAAAATGGTAGGTGCATTTATAATGGTTTCAATCAACAACGACCAGTTTTGGGTCCACTGATATATGTAGTCAATATTTTCTACTTACATATTATCCGGTTATTTCAGTTGGTACCATGTGCAACTGTTGCAACACAAGATTTCAAACTTTCAACTGTAGAAAACTGATCTATGTAATAACTGATGATGAACAGCCGCCGACCTCATTTAAAGAAGAAAACTCTCGACCACCACCATCACATAATCTTTAGACATTACATGCATCTACTATCATCATTGTCCCTACATATATATCTCTTTCATTTACAATCCATTCCATGcatttaattcatcttttactATTGTTGATACAAGGAGGATCTCGTCGCGGTGAGGGTGAGCCGTAGAAAAATTAGGATGACCGGAATATGAAGGTTTTAGAGAGGATTAGAGAGAAAGCTAGAGGAGAAGATCGGTCTAGTTTTATGGTTCCAGACCagagttagaaaaaaaatttggggagAACAAAAATGAACAACGAATTTTTTGaagacaaaatacaattttatctttatattaacTTGggatttcataaattttcaaggGACTACATAGTCAATTTACCAATTTTTGGGGAGCCAAAGCCACCCCCTGCATCTTGTCTCTGCCCTTGTTCCAGACACCTTGAAAAGTAACTGATCGACCTACTAATGCCTTGCCGTCATAGATATGAATTGTCATGTTTAGGAAATGAACATATGTGAATGGCGCACATCATGCTCAAGTCATGCATCTAGTCCCAATGATTCAGGCTCGTAAGATCTCAAGTTTGTAATGTTTTGATCTCGTGGGTGTCTAACGCACAAAATGATTCCCTTAATCTGACGCATTGTTCACAAGGGCACAAGAACATAAAAAGAACTCACTATAGGCATAACAACTATCAACATCTTatgcttttttttaaacatgGCAATGGGCATTGTGCTCATTTTTAAAGTACCATtgtgcttttcttttcttatcacATAAGGAGAAAGATAATGCAAAACCAAATAACTATACCTCATTGTTATTGCATGCACATAACTAAGAACAAAAGCTAGCTTCACCAAACATTACATCTAGTGATAGTGTCTGTCATCATATAAAAAGATCAAtgaaacataaatatatttcaacaaatatatatatgatcctTGATCAATGTACATTAAATCTTAGAAGGGAGGGAAAAAAGGGGCTTGTAAACTCATTTGTAATGGCTATATATGCAGCTATGGTGAAATGTTGAACATTATTTCAACCCTAACATGATTTCGAATCTCTATATCTTTGCATTGTTGCTTCATCGGACCAAAAAAAAGGGATCCCATTGTTTGATAATCTCAGTTGTGTGAAGGAGGATGTGTCTTTGGTGGTGAGTAATCCAGGTTAATAAAACCAGATAGTTTCTCCCCATGTTTCCTATGAGGCACCTTCCAAGACACTGAAACACCATGCTTGTTATTTGTCTGAATTGCACCTGGTCCAGTTCTGTCTTTCTCCTTCTCACCTGTCTTAAACTTCACCCCATCAACTTCAACCTGCCACAAAAAAAGACCCGAAAAGTGTATAAGAGATTattaaatgatgatgatgatgatgatgatgatgacgatgatggTGACAAACCTTGGTTGAGGTGTGAAGTTTATTTTGAGGCATATTGTTCTGGATATGAACTGCACCAAGGCGACGAGCAGTACATGCATGCAGGGAAAGACATAGAAGGAAAACAAGGAAACAAGATGTGAGGGACATGTTTGAAGGGGAAATTCTTACAAGGGAGATGATGTAGTAATAGGTTATGGTGTGATGGTATATTTGTAGTAAGGGAATTAAATGCGGGGATCTGGGTGGATTAAAGAGGAGCTCCTTCAGAACATGCAGATGTATGGGTAAGAAGAGGTAATGAAAAAGAAGATGAGATATGGGGTGGTTTCCCTTATGTCTTCATTGTTTGATCAATTGGGtcccaaaaaaagaaattgatggAACCTCCCCTTAGTGGGGAAAAGAGAGGAGCAACAACACAGAGCTTTGTTTGGAAATTTAATGAGGGGGTTCAGAGAAGAATGTCCAAAAGAAAATgtgagagagaaagagagagagagagagagagtttcTTTTGAGCAGTAGAGTTATGATTTTATTCTTTCAACTGtgttaaatttttgtatttaatctttatactttatttttatatcatctttagttaattatttcGAATAAAATGATAGATATGAAATTTTCTTAAAACTGCTGCTTCTATCTTTAAAAAATCCATGTGGTGAATTCGGTTCGatagtttttatatttcttgaacaatctatgaaaatatgattggttctcaattttcaaattaaatttaggttttggacttaatttgaaaaatcaactttgttttatgatttctagaaattattaaataaaacaaataactcTTATATggtattttttgtaaaatattttatatagaattttcAAGTtagtttatcattttaaatataaaatatgtagtttacatcataaaaattaaaattaattataaagtaaataaaaaattagaatttagttcGGGTAACtgcaaattttttcaaattggtttTCAGATCTTTTTTCTTAACCCTAATGTTAGAATTTATCCTAGAataattaacattgttaaatttttgaCCAAATAATCACAATATAAgagtaaaattaacaaattacgCCAAAGTAAAGTATGTAGACTAAATCACAAAGTTGAGtatagtagagggactaaaactataatttaaccCTTTCGAAACACcttaaataaagtgaaaaatgaaattcaagaaaCTAGCTTTGGCTTACCTAGCTAATTGCGCCTTCCGAGGACGAGGGATGCAATTAACCCATAATTTGCTTTTGCTAACCATTTGACCTTGAAAATTGAAATgcttaaatcttaaatattcCAATATATGGTACAAACTAAAAAGAGTGGGAAAGCCTTTTTAGATCGAAATCGACAACATGTTTCTTCGAGAATGATGCTTTTAATGACCCAAATGTCTCTTAttgtataataaataaaaactagatTCAAATTTGTATATCACTAACTTTAACacataaaataagttaaaaaatatttgtccACCATATTTGAGTTATTGGTAATGTTGAAGTTTAGGAAATTTTGAAGTCATgtaaatactatatatatatgtgggtTCTCTTCATTATTGTTTGTATTGGAATtgttataacttcaaaaaaagaaaagcttgaGATTTTTACTTTTTCGCAGATTAAGAGGTGTTTCTcctcaatttaaaaaatgagcaaGTTAGTCATTCCGTTAAAATTGCACCTATTCCTATTGTTAATAATTGTTTGTATATTAGCATGAGGTACACATAGCACTCTATTTATATAtgactttcttttatttcattataacGCTCTAATGGAGACAAGACATGGCGTGCTCTatcgaaaattttattttttcttttattttaatctattgaAACACAGTAAGTTTTTGTTGATTCCCTATGGACATCATATCTAGATAGATAAAATACCTCATTAGATAATACTTGATAGTTATGTATCcagttttattttctaaaagacAAGTGAAAAAGAATCATCCATAAATTTGCAGTCAATAGTTAATGGATAcaattgaattgtataaatatttcttATATCTATTTCTATTTACGTTTTACTGTTGTTCCACCATATTCTTATAACTTACTATTACAACACAGGTATTAAACCCTGAACCTCGTACCAATCAACTTGAAACCATACAAATTTACGGTTGAGCCAATGACATTTGGTGTATATaacatattttctcattaccaaaCATAAGTGCATTCACAATGTTAATACAAAGTACGAGAGAAGATGAAAGATGACGTTCCACACAGTTATATAAAGAATACATCAAAGCAATTCAAGAGCTAGAGAGAAGGTTCAGGGGTTCTGATATGCTGGCCTCTCCTCTCAAGATTAATGAAtgtttcaagaaaatttttgattaattcaaaattaaatataacctAATTcgatttaatataaaaaaaatttgataaccTAAACCTTCCCATCAAAACCAAAATGATTGAATACTTACTATCCGAACCGATGAAACCCGATACAAAGGGATGTGATTGCGCTTGGACCTTTCACTATACTAACTTTGAAAGGGGAAAGAACCACCATTAGATTAGATTGGGTTCATTGTTGAACTTGAAGCCTTTGCAATTACTAGTGGGTCCAAAAAGATATTGAACAGTTTGAAATCCAATGGGGACCTACAAAAAACGTGTGGGGACTATAGGACCGACCATAGACAGAACAAGAAGAAAGGAGACAAAGAGATACAATGGACCACCGATTCTTTTTGTTCATGTTGTGAAACACAAGAAGGGTCCCCATGTAACCGTCAATACCGGTTTTAACGACACGTCTTACCCAATCCATGTGACCCCATTAAATCACCACCCGTCCCCCCACCATCCCCACCGCCGTGAAAACCCATCCCTTTGATCATTATTATATAACGTTCTATTTCTCCGGCAACAATCAACCATAGTGTTGTCGTGGTGTAGTTGATTATCACAAAAATCTACGTACGTGATGTAAAACATTCTCATGCAGATCAAAGCATGCATATAGCTTCgatgtttttttgtttgtatcGTGTGCATTTTCGGATGTTGAAGCTCGGTGATCTTGGTGGGGGGAGACGACGTCGGGGGACAGGCGGCTAGGGTTCCGACAATGATGGGGATTTGAGCTATACGGGGGAGTGTTTAACAAATCAGTGCCCATCATTGTGTCTTGCAATAGTCGAGCATTTTCGGTTGGTTCCACGCTTCGTTGTCTCCACGGCATATTTTTAGCTGAATACTTCGATTTCATCACTTGGCTTTTTTATTGCCAGAAACTTAACTGAACTCGTCGTTCCAATTTCCAAGTTGTAATAACAATGGTATGATACGCTTGTTCGAACCTTAGTTGACATTATGGAGAGAGACAGTGACAAACCCTAAATATATATCTTATATGAAAAATActtcatttaatcattttcattgtTTGGTTACTTTTGGTTGAATTCTGAGTTTTGTCCCTCTACTTTAATTCTTctgttcttattttattttatttgaacgGTTTAATTATGAATTCCATTCTTCTACTTTATAAAAACAAGGATGTTAGgcctaatttattttaatttttcaaaatttaatcatcatactttataaaattgaaaaattaatccaatttgataatatttttaaccgTTAAATATTACTGTTAAATCTGCAACCTAAAAACAAAGAATTAGCAAAACAAGCAATTCATCAGTTTATATCTAACAAATTAGCAAAAAATAGGGGTTCAAGTTCATATATTTACCAAGAATTGGACAAACAtaagaaattcataattaaacctaatttggtctgtctatttttatattgttattagTAGGTTCAAATTAATCCATACATATtagatcaaaaagaaaattggtcctttcaattaaaaatttcatccatttgtacaATTAAAAACTAGCGTGACTGACAGAATACACATGAAGTGCCACATGTATCTCATGTTGACATACATGTatcagtttttaatagtaaaaatggattgaatttttaacagaatgattagtttgttctttgatctaatatacaaaaatcaatttacccatttgtcgaaaccttttttgagttcgactttttattttaaaaaaacgaaaatggagtcaccaccaatcatTTTTaggaggtgtgatcgggtcacctcgtaatttgatcgttttaataagaggtttgatttattaaaacaatgttcTTCGGTCtgcaaaaatccaaaaaatgggttcgggagtcggttacgcatgagaaatgattagcaccctcgttacgcccaaaattggtacctaattgattacttgatgcCTTTAGTgccgaaaattgaaattttgaagagattttaaaatacgatcctttattaagacattacttaactaaattaattttcacgAAAGGGgcttatttcaagttaatcgagaagaAATGAttatgtcccgtaagttaggacacaatgcctTATATCCTAGAGAACAAAAATGAAAGCCATTTAATCATCACTGAAAtcccatttttatttagtttaaagaaaatattcaacTATCTCTGTTTTAGAAAGAagtcatattccgtaagttaagAACACgactttttaatttcaaaataatgaacattactttgatttaaaaaatttctttttttttttgtgcctTGTGCAAAGATGAATGTAACACTTAAAATAATGTGTATTTATATGCGGACATAGTATAGAAACAGTATCGTATGAAAAAcgaacaaatatttttaaacataatgtaAAGTACAATGAtaatgaaataatgtaaaatagcTATAAGGGtagaatattattaaaatgataaataataaataaataatagtatattataataataatgatgtaattataataatgataacaatattaataatcagatggcaataataaaataaataaggtaacttaaaataaaaaacgaaaatggaaaatgcataattaaaaaataaataaacataacacgaaaaaattaaaattaataaaataattaataaaataacaagtacaaaaataaaaataaaaataaaataataatgacaataaaaatgcaCAAATCAAAGAGTATAAACAATCTAAttttaagcatataaaagaagtaataaataaaatatttatagaagaggttgaaattaaataaaagaggatttaattgaaatctaaataaaattaggaggtataaattataaataataaaaaaataggctaataaagattaaaatgtaACGCGTTAAAAAGGACAGGGACTAACTAGAAAGTTATCCCCTTACCCTCTAAACGCACCGTTCTTAggggactaaaataaaaaaatttgagtggataaatttaaaagaaaaaagaaatttgaaaataagaCTAGATTGAAGGGTATTTAAAAAGCGGGAGGATTAAAATTGCAAATATCCCTTCTTAATAAAAACATGCAGATTCCAAATGTGGATCGAATCGGGTCACGAGTTGCgtcaaaatgacgtcgttttgacTTCTGGAAATCGGCCCAAAATAGTGTCGTTTTGCACTACTATTTTAGCCaataatctttcaaaaaaaatcatttcaaaccttttttttttttttttaaatttgtaaccCTCTCCCCTCTAGCCAAGCCACCCTTTGGTCAGCCTTGACCCTAGTGAGTCACCGTCGTGTTAGCCATCAGTTTTCGGCAACAGCTTCGTCGTTCCCGATGGCCGAAAAACCCCAAAATGCCCCCTTTAACCCCCTTTTCAAGAGAAGCCCTAttttggggttaaaaacaccggAATCTGGGCAAAATCGGGCAAAAAATAGAGAAACCCTTCGGTTTCTTCTTCTCTTCGGCGACCGAAACaggtaaaaaaaacttttttatcatttttctatttttttcaaagaataaatgaaaacaaattaaaagaatcacatttttttttaatttgatttttttgtatttgatttctctttttttttaataaaaaaaaacccacttACAATCGGTTTTTGATTGAAGGGTATTTAAAAAGCGGGaggattaaaatttcaaatatccCTTCTAAATAAAAACACGCGGATTCCAAATGTGGATCGAGTCAGGTGTCGTTTTGCACCACTACTTAAGCCaataatctttcaaaaaaatcatttcacaccctagtttttttttttaaatctgaaaTCCTCTCCCCTTTAGCCAAGCCACCCTTCGGCCGCCCTTGACCTCGACGAGTATTCACCGTGCCGGCCACAGGTTGCCGGCAACGGCTCCGCCGTTCTCGGTGCCCAGGAAAACCCAAAATGCCCCTTTTTAACACCCTTTTCAAGAGGATCCCCGttttggggttaaaaacaccagAGTCTGGGCAAAATCAGGCCAAAAATAGAGAAGCCCTTCGGTTTCTTCTTCTCTCTGGCGACCAAAACAGGTAAGAAAAactcttttattgtttttctattttttcgaagaataaataaaaataaattaagagaatcacccttttttttaatttgattttttattcaatttcttttttttttaaacacccaCTTACAATCGGTTTTTGTAGGCTTTTTATAGTCAAATTACagtattatttttctattttttctctatAGTTTGCTATTGTTTCTTTTGCGTGTTTGGTTGTTGTCCTTGCAGGTGGTGGTTGACGGTGGCAGACCTCGGGTGACGAGAAGCTTCGGGCGGCGTGCCTACGAGGGGGGTGCGGCATGAAGGGGCTAGggttttgttttagttttctGAAAAAACTTAATGTTGTGGGCTTTAGAGTTTGTGTTAGTGAGACTGTAATTTGGACTTTTAgtgttttggattttattttatttttggttttgtattctgtttgtttattttttgggtCTTGGGTCGGACTAAATTGGGTTCCTATaccatttttagtaaaaaaaatataagttgaCTCCTAATATATAAACCTCATGATAGTTTTACCAATTTGTGCAGGTATGAACATGATTTTGTTACGTAAAAACTTCACTAAGTTATATTACATTAAGATTAATCTAATATAAGCCATGGATTTATGCCCTTGATAATGGGTTTTTAGTAAACAAAAAGTGTACAATTTGGGCTAAAAAAGGTTAACATGAAACAGAAACATAGGCTGACCAGACCTAGTGAAACATATATGCCCATATTGTCCAAAAATAGAAACCCACATGGGCTTTGCATAATGTGACAGAgaaagtaataatatatgccCAAATTTAGGGCTTTTCCCAAACCAAGTCATCTTTCTTTTAATATCATAAAACAAAACAGCTAAATGACAAAGACAAAAAACAAGACAAAATCAATGAGgtaaatgaatgaatttaaaagCCCACCGGCCACCTTTGCCTAGTTTCATTTGTCGAATTTTTCATGTGGTTTCTTTGGTCATAAACACAAGAGGCAAGGACTATCTTTGTCGTAAAAGATGAagcaaacatatatattaatacacTCTATATTTGTAAACCCTTTAAAGCTATAATAAGTTCAGGACTAGGATAGATGAAGAGGTAAAAGAGTTCGATATTTATTTAAGGTTTTGGATTCCTATTTTAgggatgaaaaataaattttgagaaaactttatcttttccttggAGTTCTAATCTGATTTAACTTTGGATTTAGTCCAAACTTAATATGATTATCGGATTTTGAAGTATctttaaaagaacaaaagatgcatgcaattatatttatcaaattttgctattagtccaCGTAGTACGAGTAAATTGTGGATTTAGTTACTGCACTTTAATTTGGTCaactttagtccttatatttttcaaaatttaaaatttcagtattgatcaaatggtaagttaaattttgttgttttgaaaaTCTTTATGCGACAAATATATTATCACGTGTAATAccatttcaactttttatttccaccctttcagaaaaaaaaagaaaaaaagaagaagaaagagctTACTATTTCCACATAATCATCACAAAAAATCCATGTTATTTCGGTTAATGGATTTAATAGCTATCGTTTGAGTCAGAATTGATATTTGAAAATTCAAACAACATAAGGACTAAAAGTAATCAAATTAgagaataaggattaaattcacaaattataaaatcaattttagaatttgaccTAATGGGTCTAACTACTACTATTTGGTTcatgattaaaatttcaaaattgaaaatataaaactaaaattaaccaaTTGAAAAGGGACAAGGACTAATactaaccaaattaaaatacataaaccAATTCCATAAGTTACACATAGTACATAGAGTATTAGAAGAATTTGACCATTTATATTAATGTAGAAATTATtacacttaattttttttttcacgtagcacaaaaaaaggactaaattacaaaaaaaaaaaatcaagttagtAGATTGGCctagaataaaaattatatcGGTCTGGCCTTCACGGATTCATCACCTTTTCCCTTGGTGGCCACCAATGGTCAATTTAAGTGAGTTGTCGGGTTGTAATTAggaacttaattaaatatttggtcTTAGAGTTGCGGTTTCGTGCAGAACTTTAGAAGgtaacaaatataatatatttaacgaAAATATGGTCTCCAATTGCCCTTCACCAACTCAATTACTCAAAAAAACAGCAAATGCCAAAAcctaatttgtttatttaataataaaaaccattgactaacatacatatattttaagttttatttttttaggatataatttttgggttaattgCATCATGTATCTCGAAAACTAAATAATTGTGTCAATCAAGTCATTAATTTAGGTGTTAAATGCAGTTCGATTCCGATG harbors:
- the LOC105763720 gene encoding uncharacterized protein LOC105763720 isoform X2, which codes for MSLTSCFLVFLLCLSLHACTARRLGAVHIQNNMPQNKLHTSTKVEVDGVKFKTGEKEKDRTGPGAIQTNNKHGVSVSWKVPHRKHGEKLSGFINLDYSPPKTHPPSHN